One genomic segment of Elgaria multicarinata webbii isolate HBS135686 ecotype San Diego chromosome 9, rElgMul1.1.pri, whole genome shotgun sequence includes these proteins:
- the RINT1 gene encoding RAD50-interacting protein 1 isoform X1 has translation MFEMAQPLFENDTSSIPREETSREEEPGGETGIPEEAQLVCTAGDTKMEALNSGKERLSKDPESCDIPFYVSEFVEREVGNDCDSLSKLGKLIEQLSENKIKLEEQVLTVSSEVPKRIQRALQNAEDSKTSLSQLLEHESLLYESINNHLLTSKPWMEDLGVLISQIKEVERHLAYLKWISQIEELSDNIQQYLMTNNVPEAATTLASMAELDIKLQESSCSHLLTFVRSTVQFWHKILKDKLSSDFEETLIHLRWPFVGPVQSQPFGLAAAPANALEIYSNFETLFSQLLKLQTSDELLTKPKQLPEKYILPPTPPIILPMQIMLAPLQKRFKYHFTGNRQTNVLSKPEWYLTQVLMWIGNHAKFLEDKIQPILDKAGSAVNARLEFSRALVMLIMEKLAADIPCLLYDDNLFCHLVDEILLFERELHGVHGYLNSFPSCMHILSEETYFQRWLTVERKFALQKMDSMLSSEAAWISQYKDITDVDEMKVPDCAETFMTLLLVITDRYKHLPTAARKLQFLELQKELVDDFRIRLTQVMKEETRAPLAFRYCAILNAVNYIATVLADWADNIFFLQLQQAALEVCADSNALNKLQLGQLASMESSVFDDMINLLERLKHDMLTRQVDHVFREVKEAAKMYKKERWLSLPSQSEQAVMSLSSTACPLLLTLRDRLLQLEQQLSYPLFQIFWQMFAEKVDLFIYQEIILANHFNEGGAAQLQFDMTRNLFPLFSHYCKRPENYFKHIKEACIVLNLNVGSALLLKDVLQSAAENRTGTILNSNQPTAMAALNELGIYKLAQQDVEILLNLRTNWPITGK, from the exons ATGTTTGAGATGGCACAACCACTGTTTGAAAATGACACATCTTCTATCCCTAGAGAG GAGACTAGCAGAGAGGAAGAGCCAGGGGGAGAAACAGGAATTCCTGAAGAAGCTCAACTTGTCTG TACTGCAGGTGATACCAAGATGGAAGCTCTTAACAGTGGGAAAGAGAGACTTTCCAAAGACCCAGAGAGCTGTGACATCCCTTTCTATGTGTCTGAATTTGTAGAAAGGGAGGTTGGAAATGACTGTGATTCATTAAGCAAGCTTGGCAAACTTATTGAACAGCTGTcggaaaacaaaataaagttaGAAGAACAG GTACTTACAGTTTCATCCGAAGTTCCTAAAAGAATCCAGAGAGCCTTACAGAATGCAGAGGATTCCAAGACATCTCTTAGTCAACTTCTAGAGCACGAAAGCCTTTTGTATGAGTCCATTAATAACCACTTGTTGACATCGAAGCCATGGATGGAGGATCTTGGTGTACTAATAAGTCAAATAAAAGAAGTGGAACGACACCTTGCTTATTTAAAATGGATTTCACAAATAGAGGAATTAAG TGACAACATTCAGCAATATCTTATGACCAACAATGTACCAGAGGCTGCTACTACTCTAGCATCAATGGCTGAATTAGACATCAAACTTCAGGAGTCATCTTGTTCTCATCTTCTAACTTTTGTAAGATCTACTGTTCAATTCTGGCACAAGATCTTGAAGGATAAATTGTCAAG TGATTTTGAGGAGACTTTAATTCACCTTCGTTGGCCATTTGTTGGACCAGTACAATCTCAGCCTTTTGGTTTGGCTGCTGCACCTGCCAATGCCCTAGAGATATACAGTAACTTTGAAACACTGTTTTCTCAACTTCTGAAACTGCAGACTTC AGATGAACTATTAACCAAACCAAAGCAACTTCCAGAAAAGTACATTCTGCCTCCAACTCCACCTATTATATTACCTATGCAGATCATGCTTGCTCCTCTTCAGAAAAGATTCAAGTATCATTTCACAGGGAATAGACAAACAAATGTTTTAAGCAAG CCGGAATGGTACTTAACCCAGGTGCTCATGTGGATTGGAAATCATGCTAAATTTCTCGAAGACAAAATCCAACCAATACTGGACAAGGCAGGCTCTGCAGTGAATGCAAGG CTGGAATTTTCCCGAGCTTTGGTGATGCTGATTATGGAGAAGTTGGCTGCTGATATTCCTTGCTTGTTGTATGACGACAACCTCTTCTGTCATCTGGTGGATGAGATACTTCTGTTTGAGAGAGAGCTGCACGGTGTTCATGGATATCTCAACAGCTTTCCCAGTTGTATGCACATCTTATCAGAAGAAACCTACTTTCAAAGATGGTTAACTGTGGAAAGAAAAT TTGCTCTTCAAAAGATGGACTCAATGCTTTCATCTGAAGCTGCTTGGATATCACAGTATAAAGATATCACTGATGTAGATGAAATGAAAGTCCCAGACTGTGCTGAAACTTTTATGACTCTGCTACTGGTTATCACAG ATAGGTATAAACACCTTCCTACAGCTGCTAGAAAGCTACAGTTCCTGGAGTTGCAAAAAGAGTTGGTGGATGACTTCAGGATACGACTAACTCAAGTTATGAAGGAGGAGACCAGAGCGCCTTTAGCTTTTCGGTACTGTGCAATTCTGAATGCTGTCAACTACATAGCAACTGTATTAGCAGACTGGGCTGACAACATT TTCTTCTTGCAGCTTCAGCAGGCTGCACTAGAAGTTTGTGCTGATAGCAATGCACTAAATAAGCTACAGCTAGGACAACTGGCTTCTATGGAAAGCTCTGTCTTCGATGACATGATTAACCTTCTGGAGCGACTGAAGCACGATATGCTGACTCGACAAGTAGATCATGTCTTCAGGGAGGTCAAAGAAGCTGCCAAGATGTACAAAAAAGAAAG gtGGCTCTCTTTGCCATCCCAGTCAGAACAGGCAGTAATGTCCTTGTCAAGCACTGCCTGCCCACTGCTACTGACCTTGAGAGACCGGCTGCTACAACTAGAACAGCAGCTTTCTTACCCATTGTTCCAAATATTCTGGCAGATGTTTGCAGAGAAGGTGGATTTGTTCATCTATCAGGAA ATAATTCTGGCTAATCACTTCAATGAAGGAGGAGCAGCACAACTCCAGTTTGACATGACAAGGAATCTTTTCCCTTTATTTTCACATTACTGCAAGCGGCCAGAGAATTATTTCAAACA CATAAAGGAAGCTTGTATTGTACTGAATTTAAATGTTGGCTCAGCCCTGCTCTTGAAAGATGTGCTACAGTCAGCTGCTGAAAACAGAACTGGAACCATCTTGAATTCAAATCAGCCCACTGCAATGGCAGCATTAAATGAACTTGGAATTTACAAATTAGCGCAACAGGATGTCGAGATTCTTCTTAACTTGAGAACAAACTGGCCCATTACTGGGAAATAA
- the RINT1 gene encoding RAD50-interacting protein 1 isoform X2, protein MWIGNHAKFLEDKIQPILDKAGSAVNARLEFSRALVMLIMEKLAADIPCLLYDDNLFCHLVDEILLFERELHGVHGYLNSFPSCMHILSEETYFQRWLTVERKFALQKMDSMLSSEAAWISQYKDITDVDEMKVPDCAETFMTLLLVITDRYKHLPTAARKLQFLELQKELVDDFRIRLTQVMKEETRAPLAFRYCAILNAVNYIATVLADWADNIFFLQLQQAALEVCADSNALNKLQLGQLASMESSVFDDMINLLERLKHDMLTRQVDHVFREVKEAAKMYKKERWLSLPSQSEQAVMSLSSTACPLLLTLRDRLLQLEQQLSYPLFQIFWQMFAEKVDLFIYQEIILANHFNEGGAAQLQFDMTRNLFPLFSHYCKRPENYFKHIKEACIVLNLNVGSALLLKDVLQSAAENRTGTILNSNQPTAMAALNELGIYKLAQQDVEILLNLRTNWPITGK, encoded by the exons ATGTGGATTGGAAATCATGCTAAATTTCTCGAAGACAAAATCCAACCAATACTGGACAAGGCAGGCTCTGCAGTGAATGCAAGG CTGGAATTTTCCCGAGCTTTGGTGATGCTGATTATGGAGAAGTTGGCTGCTGATATTCCTTGCTTGTTGTATGACGACAACCTCTTCTGTCATCTGGTGGATGAGATACTTCTGTTTGAGAGAGAGCTGCACGGTGTTCATGGATATCTCAACAGCTTTCCCAGTTGTATGCACATCTTATCAGAAGAAACCTACTTTCAAAGATGGTTAACTGTGGAAAGAAAAT TTGCTCTTCAAAAGATGGACTCAATGCTTTCATCTGAAGCTGCTTGGATATCACAGTATAAAGATATCACTGATGTAGATGAAATGAAAGTCCCAGACTGTGCTGAAACTTTTATGACTCTGCTACTGGTTATCACAG ATAGGTATAAACACCTTCCTACAGCTGCTAGAAAGCTACAGTTCCTGGAGTTGCAAAAAGAGTTGGTGGATGACTTCAGGATACGACTAACTCAAGTTATGAAGGAGGAGACCAGAGCGCCTTTAGCTTTTCGGTACTGTGCAATTCTGAATGCTGTCAACTACATAGCAACTGTATTAGCAGACTGGGCTGACAACATT TTCTTCTTGCAGCTTCAGCAGGCTGCACTAGAAGTTTGTGCTGATAGCAATGCACTAAATAAGCTACAGCTAGGACAACTGGCTTCTATGGAAAGCTCTGTCTTCGATGACATGATTAACCTTCTGGAGCGACTGAAGCACGATATGCTGACTCGACAAGTAGATCATGTCTTCAGGGAGGTCAAAGAAGCTGCCAAGATGTACAAAAAAGAAAG gtGGCTCTCTTTGCCATCCCAGTCAGAACAGGCAGTAATGTCCTTGTCAAGCACTGCCTGCCCACTGCTACTGACCTTGAGAGACCGGCTGCTACAACTAGAACAGCAGCTTTCTTACCCATTGTTCCAAATATTCTGGCAGATGTTTGCAGAGAAGGTGGATTTGTTCATCTATCAGGAA ATAATTCTGGCTAATCACTTCAATGAAGGAGGAGCAGCACAACTCCAGTTTGACATGACAAGGAATCTTTTCCCTTTATTTTCACATTACTGCAAGCGGCCAGAGAATTATTTCAAACA CATAAAGGAAGCTTGTATTGTACTGAATTTAAATGTTGGCTCAGCCCTGCTCTTGAAAGATGTGCTACAGTCAGCTGCTGAAAACAGAACTGGAACCATCTTGAATTCAAATCAGCCCACTGCAATGGCAGCATTAAATGAACTTGGAATTTACAAATTAGCGCAACAGGATGTCGAGATTCTTCTTAACTTGAGAACAAACTGGCCCATTACTGGGAAATAA